From a region of the Enterobacter sp. JBIWA008 genome:
- the argA gene encoding amino-acid N-acetyltransferase — protein MVKERRTELVQGFRHSVPYINAHRGKTFVIMLGGEAIEHENFSSIVNDIGLLHSLGIRLVVVYGARPQIDANLAAHHHEPIYHKHTRVTDAKTLELVKQAAGLLQLDITARLSMSLNNTPLQGAHINVVSGNFIIAQPLGVDDGVDYCHSGRIRRIDEEAIHRQLDSGAIVLMGPVAVSVTGESFNLTSEEIATQLAIKLKAEKMIGFCSSQGVVNDEGVIVPELFPNEAQARVEALEAEGDYHSGTVRFLRGAVKACRSGVRRSHLNSYQEDGALLQELFSRDGIGTQIVMESAEQIRRATINDIGGILELIRPLEQQGILVRRSREQLEMEIDKFTIIQRDNLTIACAALYPFPEEKIGEMACVAVHPDYRSSSRGEMLLERVAAQARQMGLSKLFVLTTRSIHWFQERGFTPVDIDSLPETKKEMYNYQRRSKVLMADLG, from the coding sequence ATGGTGAAGGAACGTAGAACCGAACTGGTCCAGGGATTCCGCCATTCTGTTCCCTATATCAACGCCCATCGGGGAAAAACGTTTGTCATCATGCTTGGCGGCGAAGCCATTGAGCATGAGAATTTTTCCAGCATCGTCAATGACATTGGCCTGCTGCACAGCCTCGGTATCCGCCTGGTGGTGGTGTATGGCGCGCGTCCGCAGATCGACGCCAACCTGGCTGCTCACCACCACGAGCCGATTTACCACAAACATACCCGCGTCACCGATGCCAAAACCCTGGAGCTGGTGAAACAGGCGGCGGGTCTGCTGCAGCTGGATATTACCGCGCGTCTCTCCATGAGCCTGAACAATACGCCGCTGCAGGGCGCGCATATCAACGTCGTGAGCGGCAACTTTATCATTGCCCAGCCGCTCGGCGTGGACGATGGCGTGGATTACTGCCACAGTGGCCGCATTCGTCGTATTGATGAAGAAGCTATTCACCGCCAGCTGGACAGCGGTGCCATCGTGCTGATGGGCCCGGTGGCGGTCTCCGTAACCGGTGAAAGCTTTAACCTGACCTCAGAAGAGATTGCCACGCAGCTGGCAATCAAGCTGAAGGCGGAAAAAATGATTGGGTTTTGCTCCTCCCAGGGTGTCGTAAACGATGAAGGGGTAATAGTGCCGGAACTTTTCCCGAATGAAGCCCAGGCCCGCGTGGAAGCGCTGGAAGCCGAAGGCGATTACCACTCCGGCACCGTCCGCTTCCTGCGTGGCGCCGTGAAGGCCTGCCGCAGTGGCGTGCGCCGCAGCCACCTGAACAGCTATCAGGAAGACGGAGCCCTGCTGCAGGAGCTGTTCTCGCGCGACGGTATTGGTACACAAATTGTGATGGAGAGTGCGGAGCAGATCCGCCGCGCCACCATCAATGACATCGGCGGCATTCTGGAGCTGATCCGCCCGCTGGAACAGCAGGGCATTCTGGTACGTCGCTCACGCGAGCAGCTGGAGATGGAGATCGACAAATTCACCATTATTCAGCGCGATAACCTCACCATTGCCTGCGCCGCGCTCTATCCGTTCCCGGAAGAAAAGATCGGTGAAATGGCCTGCGTGGCGGTGCATCCTGATTACCGTAGCTCTTCACGCGGCGAAATGCTGCTTGAACGCGTGGCGGCGCAGGCGCGCCAGATGGGGCTGAGCAAGCTGTTCGTCCTGACGACGCGCAGCATTCACTGGTTCCAGGAGCGCGGATTCACGCCGGTGGATATCGATTCCCTGCCGGAAACGAAGAAAGAGATGTACAACTATCAGCGTCGTTCAAAAGTGCTGATGGCCGATCTGGGATAA
- the recD gene encoding exodeoxyribonuclease V subunit alpha, with protein sequence MTMQALLLDAVEQRLLRHLDVQFAMMVAGEEPAVMLAAAILSKDAGEGHVCLPLSRLAVDETMPPALQACFALLGDAVDWQGILLGSPAVSGADTGTPMILVGERLYLNRLWRNELTVARFFSETNAPLPCDEVKLRQTLDALFTSDDATDWQKVAAAVALTRRISVISGGPGTGKTTTVAKLLAALIQLSGEQKCRIRLAAPTGKAAARLTESLGGALQKLPLTGEQLALFPNEASTLHRLLGAQPGSQRLRYHAGNPLHLDVLVVDEASMIDLTMMSRLIDALPPHARVIFLGDRDQLASVEAGAVLGDICTYASLGYTAERAQELARLTGCSLTSENHSLAGALRDSLCLLQKSYRFGSDSGIGQLAAAVNRGDRRTTTAVFDGTFSDIEKKSLQSGEEYQAMLDDALQGYQHFLTGVQQQSTPEQVIAAFGEYQLLCALREGPFGVRGLNDRLEQLLAQKRKINRTPHSRWYEGRPVMISRNDSALGLFNGDIGIALDRGQGLRVWFQMPDGSVKSFQPSRLPEHETAWAMTVHKSQGSEFNHAALILPTQLSPVITRELIYTAITRARQRLSLYTDERVLVQAIATRTERRSGLSAIFESL encoded by the coding sequence ATGACGATGCAGGCGCTACTGCTGGACGCGGTTGAACAACGATTACTGCGCCACCTGGATGTGCAGTTCGCCATGATGGTGGCTGGTGAGGAGCCTGCCGTCATGCTTGCCGCCGCCATTCTGAGCAAAGACGCGGGGGAGGGGCACGTGTGTCTGCCGCTGTCGCGTCTGGCGGTGGATGAGACGATGCCTCCGGCTTTACAGGCGTGTTTCGCGCTGCTGGGTGACGCTGTGGACTGGCAGGGGATATTACTCGGCTCGCCTGCCGTGAGCGGAGCCGATACCGGGACGCCGATGATCCTTGTCGGCGAGCGTTTGTATCTCAACCGGCTGTGGCGTAACGAACTGACGGTGGCGCGCTTCTTCAGCGAGACCAACGCCCCGCTTCCGTGCGATGAAGTAAAGCTCCGGCAAACGCTGGATGCGCTTTTTACCTCTGACGACGCGACAGACTGGCAGAAAGTGGCGGCAGCCGTGGCCTTAACGCGACGGATCTCGGTGATTTCTGGCGGCCCGGGTACCGGGAAAACGACCACCGTGGCAAAACTGCTTGCTGCGCTGATTCAGTTATCGGGTGAGCAAAAGTGCCGTATTCGCCTGGCGGCCCCAACCGGTAAAGCGGCGGCACGTCTGACGGAATCGTTAGGCGGCGCGCTGCAAAAACTGCCGCTAACCGGGGAGCAGCTTGCGCTTTTTCCCAATGAAGCCAGCACCCTGCACCGTTTGCTTGGGGCACAGCCGGGTAGCCAGCGTCTGCGCTATCATGCCGGTAACCCATTGCACCTTGACGTGCTGGTGGTGGATGAAGCATCGATGATTGACCTGACGATGATGTCGCGGTTGATCGATGCGCTACCGCCGCACGCGCGCGTCATTTTCCTCGGCGATCGCGACCAGCTTGCCTCCGTTGAGGCCGGGGCTGTGCTGGGCGATATCTGCACGTATGCCAGCCTGGGATATACCGCTGAACGCGCTCAGGAGCTAGCCCGTCTCACCGGATGTTCGCTCACGTCTGAAAACCATTCGCTTGCAGGGGCGCTGCGCGACAGCCTGTGTCTGCTGCAAAAAAGCTATCGTTTCGGAAGCGACTCCGGCATCGGCCAGCTTGCGGCGGCAGTGAACCGGGGCGACCGGCGCACAACCACTGCGGTATTTGACGGTACCTTCTCGGATATTGAGAAAAAATCGCTGCAAAGCGGGGAAGAGTATCAGGCGATGCTGGACGACGCCCTGCAGGGGTACCAGCACTTTCTGACGGGCGTACAACAGCAAAGTACGCCGGAGCAGGTCATTGCCGCGTTCGGCGAATACCAGCTGCTCTGTGCGTTGAGGGAAGGCCCCTTTGGCGTCCGGGGTCTGAACGACCGGCTGGAACAGCTGCTGGCGCAAAAACGCAAAATTAACCGTACCCCGCATTCGCGCTGGTATGAAGGGCGACCGGTGATGATCTCCCGCAACGACAGCGCGCTGGGGTTGTTTAACGGGGATATCGGGATTGCGCTCGATCGCGGTCAGGGCCTGCGCGTCTGGTTCCAGATGCCGGACGGCAGCGTGAAGTCTTTCCAGCCCAGCCGTTTGCCTGAGCATGAAACCGCCTGGGCGATGACGGTGCATAAATCTCAGGGCTCCGAGTTTAACCATGCGGCGCTGATCCTGCCCACGCAGCTTTCACCCGTCATTACCCGCGAGCTGATCTACACCGCCATTACGCGTGCGCGTCAGCGCCTGTCGCTGTATACCGATGAACGCGTGCTGGTACAGGCGATTGCCACCCGAACGGAACGCCGAAGCGGGCTGAGCGCGATATTTGAGTCCCTCTGA
- the recB gene encoding exodeoxyribonuclease V subunit beta, with the protein MTDTAESLDPLRLPLQGERLIEASAGTGKTFTIAALYLRLLLGLGGNAAFPRPLSVEELLVVTFTEAATAELRGRIRNNIHELRIACLRQSTDNPLYASLLEEIADKQQAAQWLLLAERQMDEASVFTIHGFCQRMLSLNAFESGMLFEQQLIEDESVLRYQACADFWRRHCYPLPRDIAEAVHALWKGPEALLRAIDRYLQGEAPVIKSPPPADETLASRHEKIIAQIADIKQKWIESVGEIDAIIENSGIDRRKFNRGNQGKWIDKISAWAQEETRGYQLPDALEKFSQRFLAERTKADGTVPEHPLFVAIESLLAEPLTLNDLMITRAMTEIREAVAREKRRRGELGFDDMLSRLDAALSSENGEALAAAIRTRFPVAMIDEFQDTDPQQYRIFRRIWRQHPDTALLLIGDPKQAIYAFRGADIFTYMKARSEVDAHYTLDTNWRSSPGMVESVNALFSRMDTAFMFREIPFLPVKFAPKNDSLRFEFNGETQPAMRFWLLDGEGCGVADYQNAMAQHCAAQIRDWLSAGALGEALLWKGDKPTPVKASDITVLVRSRQEAALMRDALTLLNIPSVYLSNRDSVFETLEAQEMLWLLQAVLAPERESTLRSALASAMLGLNAHDIDALNNDEVAWDALVEEFVRYREKWQKRGVMAMVRELMAQRHIAENMLATAGGERRLTDILHISELLQEAGTQLESEHALVRWLAQQIADPNSNSSSQQMRLESDKHLVQIVTIHKSKGLEYPLVWLPFIANYRVQDQAFYHDRETYEAVLDLSNAESSVELAEAERLAEDLRLLYVALTRSVWHCSLGVAPLFRRRGEKSGESDFHLSALGRLIQQGEPKDAAGLRQCIESLCTEHVALHIPSLPDNSRWQMPEPRESDLHARQVVRTIVDDWRVTSYSGLQQHGQSIAQDLMPKLDVDAAGAGNIPVEPVLTPHQFPRGASPGTFLHSLFEELDFTQPVSEEWVLKMLQSGGYDAQWQPVLTDWIRTVLHAPLTTQGISLSQLTANDKQVEMEFYLPIASPLRAEALDALIREYDPLSVGCPPLNFRQVQGMLKGFIDLVFRHEGRYYLLDYKSNWLGENSEAYTQDAMASAMQMHRYDLQYQLYTLALHRYLRHRMADYRYDAHFGGVIYLFLRGVDANDPRSGVFSTRPAAELVEKMDNLFAAGTEEVA; encoded by the coding sequence ATGACCGATACCGCTGAGTCCCTTGATCCCTTACGTTTACCCCTGCAGGGTGAGCGATTGATTGAAGCCTCAGCGGGAACGGGAAAAACCTTCACCATTGCCGCCCTCTATCTGCGTCTGCTGCTGGGGCTTGGCGGCAATGCAGCTTTTCCACGCCCTTTGAGCGTGGAAGAGCTGCTGGTGGTCACCTTCACCGAGGCTGCCACCGCTGAGCTGCGGGGCCGTATTCGTAACAATATCCACGAGCTGCGCATCGCCTGTCTGCGTCAGAGCACGGATAACCCTCTCTACGCGAGCCTTCTGGAAGAGATTGCCGATAAGCAACAGGCAGCCCAGTGGCTGCTCCTCGCCGAACGGCAGATGGATGAAGCGTCCGTCTTCACCATTCACGGTTTTTGCCAGCGTATGCTGAGCCTGAATGCGTTTGAATCCGGCATGCTGTTTGAACAGCAGCTTATTGAAGATGAGTCCGTGCTTCGCTATCAGGCCTGCGCGGATTTCTGGCGTCGCCACTGTTACCCGTTACCGCGCGATATCGCCGAAGCGGTACATGCGTTGTGGAAAGGCCCGGAGGCGCTGCTGCGCGCTATCGATCGTTATCTTCAGGGGGAAGCGCCGGTTATCAAATCCCCGCCGCCTGCGGATGAAACGCTGGCCTCACGGCATGAAAAAATCATCGCGCAGATTGCTGACATCAAGCAAAAATGGATTGAGTCCGTTGGCGAAATTGACGCAATCATCGAAAATTCCGGTATTGACCGACGCAAGTTTAACCGTGGCAACCAGGGGAAATGGATCGACAAGATCAGCGCCTGGGCGCAGGAAGAGACGCGAGGCTACCAGCTCCCGGATGCGCTGGAGAAATTCTCCCAACGTTTCCTGGCTGAGCGGACCAAAGCGGACGGCACAGTGCCTGAACATCCTCTGTTTGTGGCGATTGAATCCCTGCTGGCGGAGCCCCTCACGCTCAACGATCTGATGATCACCCGCGCCATGACCGAAATTCGTGAAGCCGTGGCGCGCGAAAAGCGCCGCCGGGGTGAACTGGGTTTCGACGATATGCTCAGCCGCCTTGATGCGGCGCTGTCCAGTGAAAATGGTGAAGCGCTTGCCGCCGCGATTCGCACCCGCTTCCCGGTTGCGATGATTGACGAATTTCAGGACACCGACCCTCAGCAGTACCGCATTTTCCGCCGTATCTGGCGCCAGCACCCCGACACCGCGCTGCTGTTAATCGGCGATCCTAAACAGGCCATCTACGCCTTCCGCGGTGCGGATATTTTCACCTATATGAAAGCTCGCAGCGAGGTTGACGCGCACTACACGCTCGATACCAACTGGCGCTCCTCTCCCGGCATGGTGGAAAGCGTCAACGCGCTATTTAGCCGCATGGATACGGCGTTTATGTTCCGGGAAATCCCGTTTCTGCCGGTCAAATTTGCCCCGAAAAACGATTCATTGCGCTTCGAATTCAACGGCGAGACGCAGCCCGCCATGCGCTTCTGGCTGCTGGACGGCGAAGGCTGTGGCGTCGCCGACTATCAAAATGCCATGGCCCAGCACTGTGCCGCGCAAATTCGTGACTGGCTCAGTGCGGGTGCGCTCGGTGAAGCGCTACTGTGGAAAGGTGATAAACCAACCCCGGTAAAGGCATCCGATATTACGGTGCTGGTGCGCAGCCGTCAGGAGGCCGCGCTTATGCGCGACGCCCTGACGTTACTGAATATTCCGTCCGTCTACCTTTCCAACCGCGACAGCGTTTTTGAGACGCTGGAAGCGCAGGAGATGCTATGGCTGCTGCAGGCCGTGCTGGCGCCGGAGCGCGAAAGCACGCTGCGCAGCGCACTGGCGAGCGCGATGCTCGGGCTGAATGCGCATGACATTGATGCGCTCAACAATGACGAGGTTGCGTGGGATGCCCTGGTAGAAGAGTTTGTTCGCTACCGCGAAAAATGGCAGAAGCGTGGCGTGATGGCAATGGTGCGCGAGCTCATGGCACAGCGCCACATTGCCGAGAATATGCTGGCGACAGCGGGCGGTGAGCGCCGGCTGACCGATATTTTACATATCAGCGAACTGTTGCAGGAAGCGGGTACGCAGCTGGAGAGCGAGCACGCCCTCGTGCGCTGGCTGGCGCAGCAGATTGCTGACCCGAACAGTAATTCCTCCAGCCAGCAGATGCGCCTTGAGAGCGATAAACATCTGGTGCAGATCGTCACCATTCATAAATCGAAAGGCCTGGAGTACCCGCTGGTCTGGCTGCCGTTTATTGCCAATTACCGCGTGCAGGATCAGGCCTTTTACCACGATCGTGAGACTTATGAGGCGGTGCTCGATCTCAGCAACGCGGAGTCCAGCGTTGAGCTGGCCGAAGCCGAGCGTCTGGCGGAAGATTTACGCCTGCTCTACGTGGCGCTAACCCGTTCGGTTTGGCACTGCAGCCTGGGCGTTGCACCTCTGTTCAGGCGTCGTGGCGAAAAGAGCGGGGAGAGCGATTTTCATCTGAGCGCGCTGGGGCGGCTTATTCAGCAGGGTGAACCCAAAGACGCGGCGGGCCTGCGCCAGTGCATCGAATCGCTTTGCACTGAGCATGTTGCCCTGCATATTCCTTCGCTGCCCGACAACAGCCGCTGGCAGATGCCGGAGCCGCGCGAGTCAGACCTCCATGCCCGTCAGGTGGTACGCACGATTGTCGACGACTGGCGCGTTACCAGCTACTCCGGCTTACAGCAGCACGGGCAGAGTATTGCGCAGGATCTGATGCCAAAACTGGACGTGGATGCCGCAGGAGCCGGTAACATACCCGTTGAGCCGGTGCTTACGCCGCACCAGTTCCCGCGCGGTGCCTCGCCGGGCACGTTTTTGCATAGCCTGTTTGAAGAGCTGGATTTTACCCAGCCGGTTTCCGAAGAGTGGGTGCTGAAGATGTTACAGAGCGGCGGCTACGACGCACAGTGGCAGCCGGTTCTCACCGACTGGATCCGCACTGTACTGCACGCGCCGCTCACGACGCAGGGGATCTCGCTGAGCCAGTTGACCGCCAATGATAAGCAGGTGGAGATGGAGTTTTATCTCCCCATCGCCAGCCCGCTCAGGGCCGAGGCGCTTGATGCGCTGATCCGCGAGTACGATCCGTTATCCGTCGGATGCCCGCCGCTGAACTTCCGCCAGGTGCAGGGGATGCTCAAAGGCTTTATCGACCTGGTTTTCCGCCACGAAGGGCGATACTACCTGCTGGATTACAAATCAAACTGGCTGGGTGAAAACAGCGAAGCCTACACGCAAGACGCGATGGCCTCTGCCATGCAAATGCATCGCTACGATCTCCAGTACCAGCTTTACACCCTGGCGCTGCACCGTTACCTGCGTCATCGCATGGCCGATTACCGCTACGACGCGCATTTCGGCGGCGTAATTTACCTGTTCCTGCGCGGAGTGGATGCTAACGACCCGCGTTCCGGCGTCTTTAGTACGCGTCCGGCTGCGGAACTGGTTGAAAAAATGGATAACCTGTTTGCTGCAGGCACGGAGGAGGTGGCATGA
- the ptrA gene encoding pitrilysin: MPGSTLFKAFVLFVALWAPVTQADSGWQPVQETIRKSEKDTRQYQAIRLDNGMTVLLVSDPQAVKSLSALVVPVGSLEDPDAHPGLAHYLEHMTLMGSKKYPQPDSLSEFLKMHGGSHNASTAPYRTAFYLEVENDALEGAVDRLADSIAAPLLDKKYADRERNAVNAELTMARTRDGMRMAQVSAETINPAHPGSRFSGGNLETLSDKPNSPVLDALHAFRDKYYSANLMKAVIYSNKPLPELAGMAAKTFGRVPNKNIELPQIDVPVVTDAQKGIVIHYVPALPRKVLRVEFRIDNNTAQFRSKTDELVTYLIGNRSPGTLSDWLQKQGLVEGIRADSDPVVNGNSGVLAISATLTDKGLANRDEVVAAIFSYLSLLREKGVDKRYFDELAHVLDLDFRYPSITRDMDYVEWLADTMIRVPVEHTLDAVNIADRYDAGAVKARLAMMTPENARIWYISPNEPHNKTAYFVDAPYQVDKISAQTFADWQKKAGEIALKLPELNPYIPDDFSLTKTTKDYPHPALIIDEPTLRVVYTPSRYFASEPKADVSVVLRNPKAMNSAKNQVMFALNDYLAGIALDQLSNQAAVGGISFSTNANNGLMLNANGYTQRLPQLFQALLEGYFSYTPTEEQLEQAKSWYAQMMDSAEKGKAYDLALMPAQMLSQVPYFQREDRRALLPSITLKDVLAYRDALKTNTRPEFLIVGNMSEDQAKTLAENVRTQLGSKGDEWCRNQDVLVEKKQNVIFEKAGNSTDSALAAVFVPTGYDEFASSAQSAVLGQIIQPWFYNQLRTEEQLGYAVFAFSMNVGRQWGLGFLLQSSDKQPAYLWKRYQAFFPQVEAKLRAMKPEEFAQIQQAVIAQVMQPPQTLGEEASQLSKDFDRGNLKFDSRDKVVAEIKQLTPQKVADFFHQAVIKPQGITILSQVSGSQNGKTEYVNPKGWKVWKSVSALQQSMPWSKKE; the protein is encoded by the coding sequence ATGCCAGGCAGCACCTTGTTTAAAGCGTTTGTTTTGTTTGTCGCCCTCTGGGCACCTGTCACTCAGGCAGACTCCGGTTGGCAACCCGTTCAGGAAACTATCCGTAAGAGCGAAAAAGATACCCGTCAGTATCAGGCTATTCGTCTTGATAACGGCATGACCGTGCTGCTGGTTTCCGACCCGCAGGCGGTAAAATCCCTTTCAGCATTAGTGGTGCCGGTTGGGTCACTGGAAGATCCTGACGCCCATCCAGGACTCGCACACTATCTGGAACATATGACGCTGATGGGGTCAAAAAAATATCCGCAGCCAGATAGCCTGTCCGAATTTCTCAAGATGCATGGCGGCAGCCACAATGCCAGCACGGCACCGTATCGTACGGCCTTTTATCTCGAAGTCGAAAATGATGCGCTGGAAGGGGCGGTCGATCGTCTTGCTGATTCCATCGCCGCGCCGTTGCTGGATAAAAAATACGCCGATCGTGAACGCAATGCGGTGAATGCTGAGCTGACCATGGCCCGCACGCGAGACGGTATGCGCATGGCCCAGGTCAGCGCCGAAACCATCAACCCTGCGCACCCGGGTTCGCGTTTTTCCGGCGGTAACCTGGAAACCTTGAGCGACAAACCGAACAGCCCTGTGCTTGATGCCCTGCACGCGTTTCGCGATAAATACTACTCCGCCAACCTGATGAAAGCGGTCATCTATAGCAATAAACCGTTGCCAGAACTGGCAGGCATGGCGGCCAAAACGTTTGGCAGGGTGCCGAATAAAAATATCGAACTGCCGCAGATAGACGTACCGGTTGTGACGGACGCGCAGAAAGGTATTGTGATCCACTACGTGCCGGCGCTGCCGCGCAAAGTGCTGCGCGTGGAATTCCGCATTGATAACAATACCGCACAGTTTCGCAGTAAGACCGATGAGCTGGTGACCTACCTGATAGGTAACCGCAGCCCGGGTACGCTTTCTGACTGGTTGCAAAAACAGGGGCTGGTGGAAGGTATTCGCGCCGATTCCGATCCGGTTGTGAACGGCAATAGCGGCGTGCTGGCGATCTCCGCCACCCTGACCGACAAAGGGCTGGCAAACCGTGATGAAGTCGTAGCGGCGATCTTTAGCTACCTCTCTTTACTGCGCGAGAAAGGCGTCGATAAGCGCTATTTTGATGAACTCGCGCACGTGCTGGATCTCGATTTCCGCTACCCGTCTATCACCCGCGACATGGACTATGTGGAGTGGCTGGCAGATACCATGATCCGCGTGCCGGTGGAACATACTCTCGACGCGGTGAATATTGCCGACCGGTATGATGCCGGGGCGGTAAAAGCTCGCCTGGCGATGATGACGCCGGAGAATGCCCGCATCTGGTACATCAGCCCGAATGAACCGCATAACAAGACGGCGTATTTTGTCGATGCTCCCTATCAGGTAGATAAAATCAGCGCGCAGACTTTCGCCGACTGGCAGAAGAAGGCCGGGGAGATTGCGTTGAAGCTGCCGGAGCTGAACCCTTATATTCCGGATGACTTCTCGCTGACCAAAACGACTAAAGATTACCCGCATCCCGCGCTCATCATTGATGAGCCGACGCTGCGCGTGGTGTATACGCCCAGCCGCTACTTCGCAAGCGAGCCAAAGGCCGATGTCAGCGTGGTGCTGCGTAACCCGAAAGCGATGAACAGCGCTAAAAATCAGGTGATGTTCGCGCTCAATGATTATCTCGCCGGGATTGCACTCGATCAGCTCAGCAACCAGGCGGCCGTGGGCGGCATCAGCTTCTCCACCAACGCCAACAACGGGTTGATGCTCAATGCAAACGGTTATACCCAGCGTTTGCCTCAGCTGTTCCAGGCACTGCTGGAGGGTTATTTCAGCTATACGCCGACGGAAGAGCAGCTTGAGCAGGCCAAATCGTGGTATGCGCAGATGATGGATTCTGCGGAGAAGGGCAAAGCTTACGATCTGGCGCTTATGCCAGCGCAAATGCTGTCGCAAGTTCCTTATTTCCAGCGAGAAGACCGCCGCGCGCTATTGCCTTCGATCACCTTAAAAGACGTGCTGGCTTACCGTGACGCGCTGAAAACCAACACGCGCCCGGAGTTTCTGATCGTCGGTAACATGAGTGAGGATCAGGCCAAAACGCTGGCGGAGAATGTACGCACTCAGCTCGGTTCGAAAGGCGACGAGTGGTGCCGCAACCAGGACGTTCTGGTTGAGAAAAAACAGAATGTGATTTTTGAAAAGGCGGGTAACAGCACGGATTCCGCGCTGGCCGCTGTATTTGTGCCAACGGGCTATGATGAATTCGCCAGCTCGGCGCAGAGTGCAGTGCTGGGGCAAATTATTCAGCCGTGGTTCTATAACCAGTTACGCACTGAGGAGCAGCTTGGCTACGCGGTGTTTGCCTTCTCCATGAATGTAGGCCGGCAGTGGGGGCTGGGTTTCCTGCTGCAAAGCAGCGATAAACAGCCGGCATATCTCTGGAAGCGTTACCAGGCCTTCTTCCCGCAGGTGGAAGCAAAACTGCGCGCCATGAAGCCGGAAGAATTTGCTCAGATCCAGCAGGCCGTGATCGCGCAGGTGATGCAGCCGCCGCAGACGCTGGGTGAAGAAGCCTCACAGCTGAGCAAAGATTTCGATCGCGGTAATCTGAAATTTGATTCGCGTGATAAAGTAGTGGCCGAGATAAAACAGCTGACGCCGCAGAAGGTTGCCGACTTCTTCCATCAGGCGGTCATTAAGCCGCAGGGTATTACCATTCTGTCCCAGGTTTCCGGTAGCCAGAACGGGAAAACGGAGTATGTGAACCCGAAAGGCTGGAAAGTCTGGAAAAGCGTCAGCGCGCTGCAGCAATCTATGCCCTGGAGTAAGAAAGAATGA